The following are encoded in a window of Impatiens glandulifera chromosome 5, dImpGla2.1, whole genome shotgun sequence genomic DNA:
- the LOC124940771 gene encoding uncharacterized protein LOC124940771 gives MEKKHNSFSALKEEVIRALSPARSQDKTSGRSVSALLRRRRRSRGMKPEPLISRYGTMGETLTPLIEGPDPDGGEYVESKRSGSVGFGQWVKGQLFKSPSVTSNSNSKQRSDLRLLLGVLGAPLAPMHVTIDHILPHLSIKDTPIETSSAQYILQQYIAASGGHKLLSSVRNAYAMGKLKMVSCEFETTKGVMKKQAGGGGKVAELGGFVLWQMNPDMWYVELAVGGSKVQAGCNGDLVWRHTPWLDGHTAKGPVRPLRRALQGLDPRTTAAIFSNAKCIGERNIDGEDCFILKLCADPRTLTARSEGPAEIIRHVMFGYFSQKTGLLIHIEDSHLTRIQTNGSDAVYWETTVNSILDNYRPVDGIMIAHSGHSIVTLYRFGETIMSHTKSRLEEAWTIEEVAFNVPGLSIECFIPPSDIRSGSVSEASELSGDNYRGKNPHHPLLPFAGNRAKVAAVERSNE, from the exons ATGGAGAAGAAACATAATTCCTTTTCAGCCCTCAAGGAAGAGGTAATTCGTGCTCTATCTCCGGCGAGGTCACAAGACAAGACTTCCGGTCGAAGTGTTTCGGCTCTTCTTCGCCGGAGGAGGCGTAGCCGGGGAATGAAGCCCGAACCGTTGATTTCACGATACGGGACCATGGGCGAGACCCTGACGCCGTTGATTGAGGGACCTGATCCGGATGGAGGAGAATATGTGGAATCGAAGCGGTCTGGATCGGTGGGTTTTGGACAGTGGGTGAAAGGACAACTCTTTAAGTCCCCCTCAGTCActtccaattctaattccaagcAACGGTCTGACCTTAGACTGCTGCTCGGCGTTCTTGGTGCCCCTCTTGCTCCGATGCACGTAACCATTGATCACATATTGCCTCACCTCAGTATCAAAGATACTCCTATT GAAACTTCTTCAGCCCAGTACATATTACAGCAATACATAGCAGCATCAGGGGGACATAAGCTGCTAAGCTCAGTTCGAAATGCATACGCCATGGGAAAACTGAAAATGGTAAGCTGCGAATTTGAGACGACAAAAGGTGTGATGAAGAAGCAAGCAGGAGGAGGTGGAAAGGTTGCAGAATTGGGTGGGTTTGTTCTCTGGCAGATGAATCCAGATATGTGGTATGTTGAGCTCGCTGTTGGAGGAAGCAAGGTTCAAGCTGGATGTAATGGTGATCTCGTTTGGAGGCACACACCCTGGCTTGACGGCCACACTGCTAAGGGCCCTGTCAGGCCCTTGAGACGTGCCCTTCAG GGTCTTGATCCTAGAACAACAGCTGCAATATTTAGCAACGCAAAGTGCATTGGCGAGAGAAATATCGACGGAGAAGATTGTTTCATCCTCAAGCTTTGTGCTGATCCCAGGACATTAACTGCTAGAAGTGAAGGCCCAGCTGAGATCATAAGGCATGTTATGTTCGGCTATTTCAGCCAAAAGACAGGACTTCTAATCCACATTGAAGATTCCCATCTGACCCGCATCCAAACAAACGGTAGCGATGCAGTCTACTGGGAAACTACAGTGAATTCAATTCTAGACAATTACAGACCCGTTGATGGGATCATGATTGCACATTCAGGTCATTCTATTGTGACCCTTTACAGGTTTGGAGAAACGATAATGAGCCACACCAAGAGTAGATTGGAGGAAGCTTGGACTATTGAAGAGGTTGCTTTTAATGTCCCTGGACTTTCTATAGAGTGTTTTATTCCCCCTTCGGATATTAGATCGGGATCTGTAAGTGAAGCCAGTGAACTTTCTGGTGATAACTATAGAGGAAAGAATcctcatcatcctcttcttccTTTTGCTGGCAATCGAGCAAAGGTTGCAGCAGTTGAGAGATCGAATGAATGA